A part of Homoserinibacter sp. YIM 151385 genomic DNA contains:
- a CDS encoding hemolysin family protein, whose protein sequence is MSTSDWWGLAWLWILLAANAFFVGAEFAVISAKRSQIEPRAEAGSRSAKTALWAMEHATLMLATSQLGITVCSLLILNVSEPAIHHLLEVPLAVTGWSEEVVGTVAFVVALVVVSYLHVVLGEMVPKNLSFSVPDRAVLILAPPLVFVATVFKPVIWALNGIANGVLRLFGVEPKNEAASAFTVDEVQTIVQTSTREGVLTDSTGALSNAFEFTEKTVEDSATGMADLVTLAEDATPAQVEHAVSRHGFSRYVLVDEAGEPTGYVHLKDVIDIEDDEHDDPVPPKRIRQLISLYRQMELEDALQTMRRSGTHVARVFDESGATRGVIFLEDIIEELVGEVQDATRRR, encoded by the coding sequence ATGAGCACATCCGACTGGTGGGGCCTCGCCTGGCTCTGGATCCTCCTCGCCGCGAACGCCTTCTTCGTCGGCGCCGAGTTCGCCGTCATCTCCGCGAAGCGCTCGCAGATCGAGCCCCGCGCGGAGGCCGGCAGCCGCTCGGCGAAGACCGCCCTCTGGGCGATGGAGCATGCGACGCTCATGCTCGCGACGAGCCAGCTCGGCATCACCGTCTGCTCGCTGCTCATCCTCAACGTCTCCGAGCCCGCCATCCACCACCTCCTCGAGGTGCCGCTCGCGGTCACCGGCTGGTCGGAGGAGGTCGTCGGGACGGTCGCGTTCGTCGTGGCGCTCGTCGTCGTCTCCTACCTCCACGTGGTGCTCGGCGAGATGGTGCCGAAGAACCTCTCGTTCTCGGTGCCGGATCGCGCCGTCCTCATCCTCGCGCCGCCGCTCGTCTTCGTGGCGACCGTGTTCAAGCCCGTGATCTGGGCGCTCAACGGGATCGCGAACGGCGTCCTGCGGCTCTTCGGCGTGGAGCCGAAGAACGAGGCCGCGAGCGCGTTCACGGTCGACGAGGTGCAGACGATCGTCCAGACCTCGACGCGGGAGGGCGTGCTCACCGATTCGACGGGTGCGCTCTCGAACGCGTTCGAGTTCACCGAGAAGACGGTCGAGGACTCGGCGACCGGCATGGCGGACCTCGTGACGCTCGCGGAGGACGCGACGCCCGCGCAGGTCGAACACGCGGTCTCGCGGCACGGCTTCAGCCGCTACGTCCTCGTCGACGAGGCGGGGGAGCCGACCGGCTACGTGCACCTCAAGGACGTCATCGACATCGAGGACGACGAGCACGACGACCCGGTGCCGCCGAAGCGCATCCGCCAGCTCATCTCGCTGTACCGGCAGATGGAGCTCGAGGACGCGCTGCAGACGATGCGCCGCAGCGGCACCCACGTGGCGCGCGTCTTCGACGAGTCGGGGGCCACGCGCGGCGTGATCTTCCTCGAGGACATCATCGAGGAGCTCGTCGGCGAGGTGCAGGACGCGACGCGGCGTCGCTAG
- a CDS encoding GuaB1 family IMP dehydrogenase-related protein has translation MRFSGQIPAHDLTYSDVFLTPSRSGIASRLAVDLAPDDGTGAGIPIVSANMNSVTGHRLAAVLARRGGLGVLPQDLPLQELDRAIRWVKEQPIAWDAPLEIRPEQTVREALALTPALVGAGVLVRDADGAELGAVPAERLATALPDARIGDLVAGGTASLDAEDLDGPRAAFDLMAEAGIEFALVRRHGRVVGALGRRSALRSTIYRPALDGSGRLRVAAAVGINGDVAGKARALAEAGVDVLVVDTAHGHQEGMLRALEQVSGLELGIPIVAGNIVTADGVRDLVSAGADILKVGVGPGAMCTTRMMTAVGRPQFSAVLETAEAARELGASVWADGGVRYPRDVALALAAGASSVMIGSWFAGTIEAPGALETDEDGRVFKQSWGMASTKAVHARFSRLDAYELARKELFAEGISSSRIYLDPLRPSVEDLLDMITSGVRSSFTYAGAATLPEFRERAVVGFQSAAGYEEGKALPVSW, from the coding sequence ATGCGGTTCTCCGGCCAGATCCCCGCGCACGACCTCACCTACTCGGACGTCTTCCTGACGCCGAGCCGATCGGGGATCGCGAGCCGCCTCGCGGTCGACCTCGCGCCCGACGACGGCACCGGGGCCGGCATCCCCATCGTCTCGGCGAACATGAACTCGGTGACCGGCCACCGGCTCGCGGCGGTGCTCGCGCGCCGCGGCGGGCTCGGCGTGCTGCCGCAGGACCTGCCGCTGCAGGAGCTCGACCGCGCGATCCGCTGGGTGAAGGAGCAGCCGATCGCGTGGGACGCCCCGCTCGAGATCCGCCCGGAGCAGACCGTGCGCGAGGCGCTCGCCCTCACACCCGCCCTCGTGGGCGCGGGCGTGCTCGTCCGGGACGCGGACGGCGCGGAGCTCGGCGCCGTCCCCGCGGAGCGCCTCGCGACCGCGCTCCCCGACGCGCGGATCGGCGACCTCGTGGCCGGCGGCACGGCATCCCTCGACGCGGAGGACCTCGACGGCCCGCGCGCCGCCTTCGACCTCATGGCCGAGGCGGGCATCGAGTTCGCGCTGGTCCGCCGGCACGGCCGCGTCGTGGGCGCGCTCGGTCGCCGCTCGGCCCTCCGCTCCACGATCTACCGCCCCGCGCTCGACGGCTCGGGGCGCCTCCGCGTCGCGGCCGCCGTCGGCATCAACGGCGACGTCGCGGGCAAGGCGCGCGCCCTCGCCGAGGCCGGCGTCGACGTGCTCGTCGTCGACACCGCGCACGGACACCAGGAGGGGATGCTGCGCGCGCTCGAGCAGGTGAGCGGACTCGAGCTCGGCATCCCGATCGTCGCGGGCAACATCGTCACCGCGGACGGCGTGCGCGACCTCGTCTCCGCCGGCGCCGACATCCTCAAGGTCGGCGTCGGGCCGGGCGCGATGTGCACGACCCGCATGATGACGGCCGTCGGCCGGCCGCAGTTCTCGGCCGTGCTCGAGACCGCGGAGGCCGCCCGCGAGCTGGGCGCCTCGGTCTGGGCCGACGGCGGCGTGCGCTACCCGCGGGATGTCGCGCTCGCCCTCGCGGCCGGTGCGAGCTCCGTCATGATCGGCTCCTGGTTCGCGGGCACGATCGAGGCGCCCGGCGCGCTCGAGACCGACGAGGACGGGCGCGTGTTCAAGCAGAGCTGGGGCATGGCCTCCACGAAGGCCGTCCACGCCCGCTTCTCGAGGCTCGACGCCTACGAGCTCGCCCGCAAGGAGCTCTTCGCGGAGGGCATCTCGAGCTCGCGCATCTACCTCGATCCGCTCCGGCCCTCCGTCGAGGACCTGCTCGACATGATCACCTCGGGCGTGCGCAGCTCCTTCACCTACGCGGGCGCGGCGACGCTGCCCGAGTTCCGCGAGCGCGCCGTCGTCGGCTTCCAGAGCGCGGCGGGCTACGAGGAGGGCAAGGCGCTCCCTGTCTCCTGGTGA
- a CDS encoding Lrp/AsnC family transcriptional regulator — protein MTSTPNDRRSTTQLDELDLRLVELLRADGRMSNSQLAAALGVAPSTAHVRLRSLQERGVIDGFAASVDQARLGRTLQALVGVTLRHGSRQASITGFAETIRDLPEVLQVFFLGGVDDYIIHVAVPDSSALRRFVVENISANPGVASTRTSVVFDYHRNGVAASFR, from the coding sequence ATGACCTCGACGCCGAACGATCGTCGGAGCACGACGCAGCTGGACGAGCTCGACCTCCGGCTCGTGGAGCTGCTGCGCGCCGACGGACGCATGAGCAACAGCCAGCTCGCCGCCGCGCTCGGCGTCGCCCCCTCGACCGCGCACGTCCGCCTGCGCTCGCTTCAGGAGCGCGGGGTCATCGACGGCTTCGCCGCGAGCGTCGACCAGGCGCGGCTCGGCCGCACGCTCCAGGCGCTCGTCGGGGTGACCCTCCGCCACGGCTCGCGCCAGGCGAGCATCACCGGCTTCGCGGAGACCATCCGCGACCTGCCCGAGGTGCTGCAGGTGTTCTTCCTCGGCGGCGTCGACGACTACATCATCCACGTCGCCGTGCCGGACTCCTCGGCGCTGCGCCGCTTCGTCGTCGAGAACATCTCCGCGAACCCCGGGGTCGCGTCGACGCGCACGAGCGTCGTCTTCGACTACCACCGCAACGGCGTCGCGGCGTCCTTCCGCTAG
- a CDS encoding hemolysin family protein: protein MNEWIGLAIGLVLTVGTGFFVASEFALVNLDRADLEARQARGESMLGMTIAALRVTSTHLSSAQLGITLTTLLTGYTLEPAFSVFLTPPLTAVGLPAGAIPPVATVVAIILATLLSMIVGELVPKNFALALPRQTAKLVIGFQTVFTTVFKPAILLLNNSANGLLRAVGIEPKEELSGARTAEELRSLLRRSATEGSLDRDTATLLSRTLVFSEHTAADAMTPRPRIASVERATPAEEVVALARRTGYSRFPVIDDDIDDIVGIVHVKQAVSVPRERRAEVPASALQSEALRVPETMMLDTLLEVLRGRGYQMAVVVDEYGGTAGVVTLEDLVEELIGEVADEHDRSRVDVVRSRDWLTFPGALRPDELQERASVVVPEEGPYETVAGWMMAELGRLPLVGDIVEIEAGTFRVERLDGRRIDRIRFTPTPVAELEESGR from the coding sequence ATGAACGAGTGGATCGGACTCGCGATCGGCCTCGTGCTCACCGTGGGCACCGGCTTCTTCGTGGCCAGCGAGTTCGCCCTCGTCAACCTCGACCGGGCTGACCTCGAGGCGCGCCAGGCGCGCGGCGAGAGCATGCTGGGGATGACGATCGCCGCGCTCCGGGTCACCTCCACCCACCTCTCGAGCGCGCAGCTCGGCATCACGCTCACGACGCTGCTCACGGGCTACACGCTCGAGCCGGCGTTCAGCGTGTTCCTCACGCCGCCGCTCACCGCGGTCGGGCTGCCCGCGGGCGCGATCCCGCCGGTCGCGACGGTCGTCGCGATCATCCTCGCGACGCTCCTGTCGATGATCGTCGGCGAGCTCGTGCCGAAGAACTTCGCCCTCGCGCTCCCGCGGCAGACCGCGAAGCTCGTCATCGGCTTCCAGACCGTCTTCACGACCGTCTTCAAGCCCGCCATCCTCCTCCTCAACAACTCGGCGAACGGCCTCCTCCGCGCGGTCGGCATCGAGCCGAAGGAGGAGCTCAGCGGCGCCCGCACCGCCGAGGAGCTCCGCAGCCTCCTCCGCCGCTCGGCCACCGAGGGCTCGCTCGACCGCGACACCGCCACCCTGCTCTCGCGCACGCTCGTCTTCTCCGAGCACACGGCGGCGGATGCCATGACGCCCCGGCCGCGGATCGCGAGCGTCGAGCGCGCGACGCCCGCCGAGGAGGTCGTCGCGCTCGCGCGCCGCACCGGCTACTCGCGATTCCCCGTCATCGACGACGACATCGACGACATCGTCGGCATCGTCCACGTGAAGCAGGCCGTCTCGGTGCCGCGCGAGCGGCGTGCCGAGGTGCCCGCCTCGGCGCTCCAGTCGGAGGCGCTGCGCGTCCCCGAGACGATGATGCTCGACACGCTGCTCGAGGTCCTCCGCGGTCGCGGCTACCAGATGGCCGTCGTCGTCGACGAGTACGGCGGCACCGCGGGCGTCGTGACCCTCGAGGATCTCGTCGAGGAGCTCATCGGCGAGGTCGCCGACGAGCACGACCGCTCCCGCGTCGACGTCGTCCGCAGCCGCGACTGGCTGACCTTCCCGGGTGCGCTCCGGCCCGACGAGCTGCAGGAGCGCGCGAGCGTCGTCGTCCCCGAGGAGGGCCCGTACGAGACCGTCGCCGGCTGGATGATGGCCGAGCTCGGGCGCCTGCCCCTCGTCGGCGACATCGTCGAGATCGAGGCGGGCACCTTCCGGGTCGAGCGCCTCGATGGCCGCCGCATCGACCGCATCCGCTTCACGCCGACCCCGGTCGCCGAGCTCGAGGAGAGCGGACGATGA